The following coding sequences are from one Kosakonia sp. H02 window:
- the punC gene encoding purine nucleoside transporter PunC, producing MQPGKGFLVWLAGLSVLGFLATDMYLPAFSAIQQDLHTSSAVVSATLSLFLAGFAVAQLVWGPLSDRYGRKPILLGGLTIFALGCAGTLWVRDATWLLVLRFVQAVGVCAATVSWQALVTDSYPAHRVNRIFATIMPLVGLTPALAPLLGAWLLAHFSWQMIFATLLLITLVLMVPALRLTSPTKQVLHQPPSLTFMDLLRVREYRGNVMIYAACSASFFAWLTGSPFILHEMGYGPSVIGLSYVPQTIAFLIGGYGCRAALQKWDGARLLPWLLAAFGISVLATWAVGFLTGVSLSALLVPFCLMAMANGAIYPIVVAQALRPFPQATGRAAALQNTLQLGLCFLASLVVSWLIATPLLTTTSVMLSMVLLTTIGYLLQRQHSHAHREEDASPFSSQG from the coding sequence ATGCAACCTGGCAAAGGATTTTTAGTCTGGCTCGCGGGCTTAAGCGTGCTGGGCTTTTTAGCCACCGACATGTACCTGCCCGCCTTCAGCGCAATACAGCAAGATTTGCACACTTCTTCCGCCGTGGTCAGTGCCACGCTCAGCCTGTTTCTGGCCGGGTTCGCGGTGGCGCAACTGGTGTGGGGGCCGCTGTCGGATCGTTATGGACGTAAACCCATTCTGCTGGGCGGGCTGACCATTTTCGCGTTAGGTTGCGCGGGGACATTATGGGTGCGGGACGCCACATGGTTGCTGGTGCTGCGCTTTGTGCAGGCGGTGGGTGTTTGCGCGGCAACTGTCAGCTGGCAGGCGCTGGTGACGGACAGCTATCCGGCGCATCGCGTGAACCGTATTTTCGCCACCATCATGCCACTGGTCGGTTTAACCCCTGCGCTGGCGCCGCTGCTCGGTGCATGGCTCCTTGCCCATTTCTCCTGGCAGATGATTTTCGCCACCCTGCTGCTGATTACGCTTGTGTTGATGGTGCCGGCTTTGCGGCTGACTTCGCCAACAAAACAGGTTCTGCATCAGCCCCCCTCCCTGACATTTATGGATCTGCTGCGCGTTCGTGAATATCGCGGCAATGTGATGATTTACGCCGCCTGCTCCGCCAGCTTTTTTGCCTGGCTTACCGGCTCACCGTTTATTCTGCATGAAATGGGTTATGGCCCGTCGGTGATTGGCCTGAGCTATGTCCCGCAGACTATCGCCTTTCTCATCGGCGGATATGGTTGCCGGGCGGCATTGCAGAAATGGGACGGCGCGCGCCTGCTGCCGTGGCTGCTGGCAGCCTTCGGCATAAGCGTGCTGGCGACCTGGGCGGTGGGCTTTCTGACGGGTGTCTCCCTGAGCGCACTGCTGGTTCCGTTCTGCTTGATGGCGATGGCCAATGGCGCAATCTACCCGATCGTGGTGGCGCAGGCGCTGCGCCCGTTCCCGCAGGCGACAGGCCGGGCAGCGGCGCTGCAAAATACGTTACAGCTGGGGCTCTGTTTCCTCGCAAGCCTGGTGGTGTCGTGGCTGATTGCAACGCCACTGCTCACCACCACCAGCGTAATGCTCTCGATGGTGCTGCTGACGACGATCGGTTATCTCCTGCAACGCCAGCACAGCCATGCGCACCGGGAAGAAGACGCCTCACCCTTCTCTTCACAGGGATAA
- the punR gene encoding DNA-binding transcriptional activator PunR, with the protein MWSEYSLEVVDAVARNGSFSGAAQELHRVPSAVSYTVRQLEEWLAVPLFVRRHRDVELTPAGVWFLKEGRSVIKKMLVTRQQCQQIANGWRGQLAIAVDNIVKPARTRQLIVDFYRHFSDVELVVYQEVFNGVWDALADGRVELAIGATQAIPVGGRYAFRDMGMLSWKCVVSRQHPLAAMPGPLSDETLRNWPSLIQEDTSRSLPKRITWLLDNQKRVIVPDWASSQACLSAGLCVGMVPAHFARPWLDSGDWVALALENPFPDAACCLTWQQNEASPALNWLLEYLGDSETLNSEWLREPQ; encoded by the coding sequence ATGTGGTCAGAATATTCCCTTGAAGTGGTTGATGCGGTCGCGCGCAATGGCAGTTTTAGCGGCGCGGCGCAGGAGTTGCACCGCGTACCTTCTGCGGTGAGCTATACCGTGCGGCAACTGGAGGAGTGGCTGGCGGTTCCGCTGTTTGTTCGTCGCCATCGCGACGTTGAATTAACCCCGGCCGGGGTCTGGTTTTTGAAAGAGGGGCGATCTGTTATCAAAAAAATGCTGGTCACCCGCCAGCAGTGCCAGCAGATCGCTAACGGCTGGCGCGGACAACTGGCGATTGCCGTAGATAACATCGTGAAGCCCGCGCGTACTCGGCAACTTATTGTTGATTTCTATCGCCACTTTAGTGATGTCGAACTGGTGGTGTATCAGGAAGTGTTCAACGGGGTCTGGGATGCGCTGGCTGACGGACGCGTTGAACTGGCGATTGGCGCAACGCAAGCGATCCCGGTGGGCGGGCGCTATGCGTTTCGCGATATGGGGATGCTGAGCTGGAAATGTGTGGTCTCCCGCCAGCACCCGCTGGCGGCAATGCCTGGCCCGCTGAGTGACGAGACGTTGCGCAACTGGCCGTCGCTGATTCAGGAAGACACCTCTCGCTCGTTGCCAAAACGGATCACCTGGCTGCTGGATAACCAAAAACGGGTGATTGTGCCGGACTGGGCATCGTCACAAGCGTGCTTGTCGGCGGGGCTGTGTGTGGGGATGGTCCCGGCGCATTTTGCCAGACCCTGGCTGGATAGCGGCGACTGGGTAGCCCTGGCGCTGGAAAACCCATTTCCCGATGCGGCCTGCTGCCTGACGTGGCAGCAAAACGAGGCTTCGCCAGCGCTTAACTGGCTGCTGGAGTATCTGGGCGACAGTGAAACGCTAAACAGCGAGTGGCTGCGGGAGCCGCAATGA
- the purR gene encoding HTH-type transcriptional repressor PurR: protein MATIKDVAKRANVSTTTVSHVINKTRFVAEETRNAVWAAIKELHYSPSAVARSLKVNHTKSIGLLATSSEAAYFAEIIEAVEKKCFQKGYTLILGNAWNSLEKQQAYLSMMAQKRVDGLLVMCSEYPESVLSMLEEYRHIPMVVMDWGEAKADFTDSVIDNAFEGGYMAGRYLIERGHRDIGVIPGPLERNTGAGRLAGFMKAMEEAMITVAENWIVQGDFEPESGYRAMQQILGQPQRPTAVFCGGDIMAMGALCAADEMGLRVPQDISVIGYDNVRNSRFFTPALTTIHQPKDSLGETAFTMLLDRIVNKREESQSIEVHPRLVERRSVADGPFRDYRR from the coding sequence ATGGCAACGATCAAAGACGTCGCGAAACGAGCAAACGTTTCCACTACAACCGTATCACATGTAATTAACAAAACCCGCTTCGTCGCCGAAGAGACGCGCAACGCCGTGTGGGCGGCCATCAAAGAGCTGCACTATTCCCCGAGCGCCGTTGCGCGTAGTTTGAAAGTGAACCACACCAAATCAATCGGTTTGCTGGCCACCAGCAGCGAAGCGGCTTATTTTGCGGAAATCATCGAAGCCGTTGAGAAAAAATGTTTCCAGAAGGGCTACACCTTAATTCTCGGTAATGCCTGGAACAGCCTCGAAAAACAGCAAGCGTATTTGTCGATGATGGCGCAAAAACGCGTCGATGGCCTGCTGGTGATGTGCTCGGAATACCCGGAATCTGTCCTCAGCATGCTGGAAGAGTATCGCCACATACCCATGGTCGTTATGGACTGGGGCGAAGCGAAAGCCGATTTTACCGATTCCGTTATTGATAACGCGTTTGAAGGCGGCTATATGGCCGGCCGTTATCTGATTGAACGTGGGCATCGCGATATTGGCGTGATCCCAGGCCCGCTGGAGCGCAACACCGGCGCAGGCCGTCTGGCCGGTTTTATGAAAGCGATGGAAGAAGCGATGATTACTGTTGCGGAAAACTGGATTGTGCAGGGTGACTTTGAGCCGGAATCCGGTTATCGCGCCATGCAGCAGATCCTCGGTCAGCCGCAGCGCCCGACGGCCGTCTTCTGTGGCGGCGACATTATGGCTATGGGCGCGCTGTGCGCCGCCGATGAGATGGGGCTGCGCGTGCCGCAGGACATTTCTGTTATCGGGTATGACAACGTACGCAACTCGCGCTTCTTTACGCCCGCGCTGACAACCATCCACCAGCCGAAAGATTCGCTGGGGGAAACTGCCTTCACCATGCTGCTCGATCGCATTGTCAACAAGCGCGAAGAGTCGCAATCCATCGAAGTGCATCCGCGCCTGGTGGAGCGCCGCTCCGTGGCCGATGGCCCGTTCCGCGATTACCGCCGTTGA
- a CDS encoding YnhF family membrane protein encodes MSTDLKYSLFTTVIVLGLIVFGALTAALH; translated from the coding sequence ATGAGCACCGATCTTAAGTATTCATTATTCACCACCGTCATCGTTCTGGGCCTGATCGTTTTTGGCGCACTGACCGCTGCACTGCATTGA
- a CDS encoding MFS transporter, with amino-acid sequence MKINFPLLALAIGAFGIGTTEFSPMGLLPVIARGVDVSIPAAGMLISAYAIGVMVGAPLMTLLLSHRGRRNALIFLMSIFTLGNVLSAIAPDYSTLMLARIVTSLNHGAFFGLGSVVAASVVAKEKQASAVATMFMGLTIANIGGVPAATWLGETIGWRMSFMATAGLGVIAMASLFFSLPNGGAGARPDVRKELSVLVRPQVLTALLTTVLGAGAMFTLYTYISPVLHTLTDASPVFVTAMLVLIGVGFSIGNYLGGKLADRSVTGTLKGFLVLLIAIMLVMPLLARSEIGAAIGMVVWGAATFAVVPPLQMRVMRVAHEAPGLSSSVNIGAFNLGNALGAAAGGAVISGGLGYAFVPVMGAIIAGLGLLVVLFSGRSQPERACAAVE; translated from the coding sequence ATGAAGATTAATTTCCCTTTGCTTGCCCTGGCGATCGGTGCCTTCGGTATCGGTACGACAGAGTTTTCCCCGATGGGATTGCTGCCTGTCATCGCGCGTGGTGTCGATGTGTCCATTCCGGCGGCGGGGATGTTGATTAGCGCCTACGCCATTGGCGTAATGGTCGGCGCGCCGCTGATGACGCTGCTGTTATCGCACCGTGGTCGTCGCAATGCGCTTATCTTTTTGATGTCTATTTTTACCCTGGGTAACGTGTTGTCGGCCATTGCGCCGGACTACTCCACCTTAATGCTCGCCCGTATCGTCACCAGCCTGAACCACGGTGCCTTCTTTGGTCTTGGCTCTGTGGTGGCTGCAAGCGTGGTGGCGAAAGAGAAACAGGCCAGCGCGGTCGCCACCATGTTTATGGGGCTGACTATTGCCAATATCGGCGGTGTGCCTGCCGCCACCTGGCTGGGTGAAACGATTGGCTGGCGCATGTCATTTATGGCGACCGCCGGGCTGGGCGTGATTGCGATGGCCAGCCTGTTCTTCTCCCTGCCAAATGGCGGCGCGGGCGCTCGCCCGGACGTGCGCAAAGAGCTGTCAGTGCTGGTGCGCCCGCAGGTGTTGACTGCGCTGCTGACCACTGTGTTGGGTGCCGGAGCCATGTTTACGCTCTATACCTATATTTCGCCGGTGCTGCATACGCTTACCGATGCTTCGCCGGTGTTTGTCACCGCGATGCTGGTGCTGATTGGCGTGGGCTTCTCGATTGGTAACTATCTCGGCGGGAAACTGGCTGACCGATCGGTCACCGGTACGTTGAAAGGTTTCCTGGTGTTGCTGATTGCCATCATGTTGGTGATGCCGTTGCTGGCGCGCAGTGAGATCGGTGCGGCAATCGGTATGGTGGTGTGGGGCGCCGCGACCTTCGCTGTGGTTCCGCCGTTGCAGATGCGTGTCATGCGTGTTGCCCATGAAGCGCCGGGACTGTCTTCTTCGGTTAACATCGGTGCTTTCAACCTCGGTAACGCACTGGGTGCGGCAGCGGGTGGCGCGGTGATTTCCGGCGGTCTGGGATATGCCTTTGTGCCGGTCATGGGGGCTATTATTGCCGGGCTGGGGCTGCTGGTGGTGCTGTTCTCCGGTCGCTCACAGCCAGAAAGAGCCTGTGCGGCAGTAGAATAA
- the sodB gene encoding superoxide dismutase [Fe], which yields MSFELPALPYAKEALMPHISAETLDYHHGKHHQAYVTNLNNLIKGTAFEGQPLEAIIKNSEGGVFNNAAQVWNHSFYWNCLAPNAGDEPTGELAAAIAQTFGSIESFKAQFTDAAVKNFGSGWTWLVKKADGALAIVSTSNAGTPLTTDATPLLTVDVWEHAYYIDYRNARPVYLEHFWALVNWPFVAKNFAA from the coding sequence ATGTCGTTCGAATTACCTGCATTACCATATGCAAAAGAGGCCCTGATGCCGCACATTTCAGCCGAAACGCTGGATTACCATCACGGCAAACACCATCAGGCTTACGTCACCAACCTCAACAACCTGATTAAAGGCACCGCGTTTGAAGGCCAGCCGCTGGAAGCGATTATCAAAAATAGTGAAGGTGGCGTGTTTAACAACGCAGCACAAGTCTGGAACCACAGCTTCTACTGGAATTGCCTTGCGCCCAATGCCGGTGACGAACCGACGGGTGAACTGGCGGCGGCAATTGCGCAAACCTTTGGCAGCATAGAGTCGTTCAAAGCGCAGTTTACCGACGCAGCGGTGAAGAACTTTGGTTCAGGCTGGACGTGGCTGGTGAAAAAAGCCGATGGCGCGCTGGCGATTGTTTCAACCTCCAACGCCGGTACACCGTTAACAACAGACGCAACGCCGCTGTTGACGGTCGATGTGTGGGAACACGCGTATTACATTGACTACCGTAACGCCCGTCCGGTGTATCTGGAGCACTTCTGGGCGCTGGTTAACTGGCCGTTTGTGGCGAAAAACTTCGCCGCATAA
- a CDS encoding NlpC/P60 family protein gives MARIPKASITLCALLFTTLSFTPLANASEQAPASAVQKTHLVKASERKKKTTSQKTSKKSSRSKAEKVTSKKTTQTKKVSTSQKASKITSRRKATSPLKTATVTFTEKCTPRKGHKKPHCVKVKSTQPGTLADAHKLRVQKVQKTAMSKLMNQIGKPYHWGGTSPKTGFDCSGLVYYAYKDLVKFRIPRTANEMYHLRDASPVNVAELESGDLVFFRTQGRGTADHVGVYVGNGKFIQSPRSGQDIQVTSLSEDYWQRHYVGARRVVTPKTIR, from the coding sequence GTGGCGCGGATACCTAAAGCTTCAATCACGCTCTGTGCTTTGTTGTTCACCACGCTGTCTTTCACGCCATTAGCGAACGCTTCTGAACAAGCGCCAGCTTCGGCCGTGCAAAAAACGCATTTGGTGAAAGCATCCGAACGTAAGAAAAAAACAACATCACAAAAAACATCAAAGAAAAGCAGTCGCAGTAAGGCAGAAAAAGTTACTTCTAAAAAAACGACTCAGACCAAAAAAGTTTCCACCAGTCAGAAAGCCAGCAAAATTACCTCGCGTCGTAAAGCCACCAGCCCATTAAAAACCGCTACCGTCACCTTTACGGAAAAATGCACGCCGCGCAAAGGCCATAAAAAACCCCACTGCGTGAAAGTCAAAAGCACTCAGCCGGGCACCCTCGCCGATGCGCATAAATTGCGCGTGCAAAAAGTACAGAAAACCGCCATGTCCAAGCTGATGAACCAAATTGGCAAGCCTTATCACTGGGGCGGCACCTCACCGAAAACCGGTTTTGATTGCAGCGGCCTGGTCTATTACGCCTATAAAGATCTGGTGAAATTCCGCATTCCGCGTACCGCCAATGAGATGTATCACCTGCGCGATGCCTCACCGGTCAACGTGGCTGAACTGGAAAGCGGCGATTTGGTCTTTTTCCGCACCCAGGGGCGCGGTACCGCCGATCACGTAGGCGTGTATGTCGGCAACGGTAAATTCATTCAGTCTCCGCGTAGCGGTCAGGACATCCAGGTCACGTCCTTAAGCGAAGATTACTGGCAGCGCCATTATGTCGGTGCCCGCCGCGTTGTCACGCCGAAAACCATTCGCTAA
- a CDS encoding Grx4 family monothiol glutaredoxin — MSETIEKIQRQIAENPILLYMKGSPKLPSCGFSAQAVQALSACGERFAYVDILQNPDIRAELPKYANWPTFPQLWVEGELVGGCDIIIEMYQRGELQSLIKEAAAKYKDEPSAE, encoded by the coding sequence ATGAGTGAAACAATTGAAAAAATTCAGCGCCAGATCGCTGAAAACCCGATCCTGCTGTACATGAAAGGTTCTCCGAAACTGCCAAGCTGCGGTTTCTCTGCCCAGGCGGTACAGGCGCTCTCTGCGTGTGGTGAGCGTTTTGCCTATGTCGATATTCTGCAAAACCCGGATATCCGCGCCGAACTGCCGAAATACGCAAACTGGCCGACCTTCCCGCAGCTGTGGGTTGAAGGCGAGCTGGTCGGTGGTTGCGATATCATCATCGAAATGTATCAGCGTGGTGAATTACAGTCGCTGATTAAAGAAGCTGCGGCAAAATATAAAGACGAGCCAAGCGCCGAATAA
- a CDS encoding omptin family outer membrane protease — protein sequence MKKRTRVTAIFMMPLAFSVAAQEHINVTHEEVTTGISLGTLSGLTKERVYDPANGGRKVSQLDWKYRNAAIIQGDLEWQVRSWLSFGAAGWTTLDHKGSKMDDYDWLSASQDKWTHHSSHPDTRLNFANQWDLHLTGWIFNEPDWRVGLLAGYQQSRFSFSARGGIYQYENGAYNGTLPDVKTIGYGQRFDVPYIGLTGLYRYNNFEAGGSLKYSGWTRAKGTDRHYLRSLTFIDKTQKQDFFSLSANVGYYVTQNAKVYLEGTWNRTMNKKADDTVIFSEGDNYGRTAFKNGAGIESYSLLATAGLKYSF from the coding sequence ATGAAAAAAAGAACCAGAGTTACGGCAATATTTATGATGCCGCTGGCTTTTTCGGTCGCTGCACAGGAACACATCAATGTTACCCACGAAGAAGTTACCACCGGGATTTCTCTCGGCACGCTGAGCGGACTGACGAAAGAGAGGGTGTACGATCCCGCCAACGGTGGGCGCAAAGTCAGCCAGCTTGACTGGAAATACCGTAACGCCGCCATTATTCAGGGCGATCTGGAGTGGCAGGTCAGATCGTGGCTCTCATTCGGGGCTGCCGGGTGGACAACCCTCGATCACAAAGGCAGCAAAATGGACGATTACGACTGGCTATCAGCTTCGCAAGATAAATGGACTCACCACAGTAGCCATCCCGATACGCGGCTTAATTTCGCTAATCAGTGGGATCTGCATTTAACGGGGTGGATTTTCAACGAGCCGGACTGGCGTGTTGGCCTGCTGGCCGGGTATCAGCAAAGCCGCTTTAGTTTCAGCGCACGCGGCGGCATATATCAATACGAAAACGGGGCTTATAACGGTACGTTACCAGACGTGAAGACCATTGGTTACGGACAGCGCTTCGATGTGCCTTATATTGGCCTGACTGGACTTTATCGCTATAACAATTTCGAAGCGGGCGGTAGCTTGAAATACAGTGGCTGGACGCGCGCTAAAGGCACAGACAGGCACTATTTGCGCAGCCTGACATTCATCGATAAAACCCAAAAACAGGATTTCTTTTCCCTCTCTGCGAATGTCGGGTATTACGTCACACAAAACGCGAAAGTCTATCTTGAAGGCACCTGGAATCGCACCATGAATAAAAAAGCCGACGATACCGTTATCTTTAGTGAAGGTGACAATTATGGGCGTACTGCCTTTAAAAACGGCGCAGGCATAGAGAGCTACAGTCTGTTAGCAACGGCAGGGCTGAAATACAGCTTCTGA
- the rnt gene encoding ribonuclease T — MSDNAQLTGLCDRFRGFYPVVIDVETAGFNAKTDALLEVAAITLKMDEQGWLMPDSTLHFHVEPFEGANLQPEALAFNGIDPSNPLRGAVSEYDALHAIFKMVRKGIKDQGCNRAIMVAHNATFDHSFMMAAAERAALKRNPFHPFVTFDTASLSGLALGQTVLSKACGAAGIAFDAAQAHSALYDTEQTALLFCEIVNRWKRLGGWPLPTTDDPQA, encoded by the coding sequence ATGTCCGATAACGCTCAACTCACTGGTCTGTGCGACCGTTTTCGCGGTTTTTATCCTGTGGTGATCGATGTTGAAACCGCCGGGTTTAACGCCAAAACCGATGCGCTGCTGGAAGTCGCCGCCATTACATTAAAAATGGACGAGCAAGGCTGGCTGATGCCTGACAGCACGCTGCATTTTCATGTTGAGCCATTCGAAGGGGCAAACCTGCAACCGGAAGCGCTGGCGTTTAACGGTATCGATCCGTCAAACCCCTTGCGCGGCGCGGTCAGTGAATATGATGCACTGCATGCCATTTTCAAAATGGTGCGCAAAGGTATTAAGGATCAGGGCTGTAACCGCGCCATCATGGTGGCGCACAACGCGACGTTTGATCACAGCTTTATGATGGCCGCTGCCGAGCGAGCAGCGCTGAAACGTAACCCGTTTCACCCGTTCGTGACCTTTGATACTGCGTCACTGAGCGGCCTGGCGCTGGGGCAAACCGTGCTGTCAAAAGCCTGTGGCGCCGCAGGCATTGCGTTTGATGCCGCTCAGGCACACTCTGCGCTCTACGATACCGAACAAACAGCACTGTTGTTTTGTGAAATCGTCAACCGCTGGAAACGCCTTGGCGGCTGGCCGTTGCCCACCACCGACGATCCACAAGCGTAA